A window of the Lactuca sativa cultivar Salinas chromosome 5, Lsat_Salinas_v11, whole genome shotgun sequence genome harbors these coding sequences:
- the LOC111890030 gene encoding FBD-associated F-box protein At5g56370: MIQVMKEGMRLEDVPELMQNIQLRLPVNAAAQSSVLSKSWLHAWSTIPNLIFHVPKEEERKQLMLVYIDNTLRKYLRDNIPIESFELNIRLGRNEHASLAEQWIRSVATKTCLKELSFTIKFDQVYMNLPDEILSCVNITKIRVWATYVMDHAVRMTSSHQSPIIKCVSLRELHLFRVRISQQLLDHILSSCRLLENIKLKSCSQDLKTIKIKSLPCLDKLEIYTNDIRHCPSVEINNVPNLRMFKCDLQPMGIKGMHILPFSSVHSISLGSSVTELWIGGPGLVTDDASVDMIKTGVPFLESLTLNMGFWKLENCRFTFASIKRLSLIWLPDNHIGINLNTPKLLFLHLDGSTMPSLSFPTSTTLEEITFRMKPRKSFDASFLLKMREALELSRKCYLHIAPVWYYRQPPLNMDILDDLKTRLQFPPATNVETLTFEVCKDECQWESSPFFHAFFEICHPKQVIVKSDVCKMMLGEVLEKKTKIAAHWPNYLKHVQMRRPHERWDTLTDSHPRFKNGSRPYYADFKLEWC, translated from the coding sequence ATGATTCAGGTGATGAAAGAAGGGATGAGACTAGAAGATGTTCCAGAGTTGATGCAGAATATACAATTACGGTTACCAGTTAATGCAGCAGCCCAGAGCAGCGTGTTGTCCAAGTCATGGCTACATGCTTGGTCTACCATCCCTAACCTCATATTTCATGTTcccaaagaagaagaaagaaaacagttgATGTTGGTCTACATTGACAACACCCTAAGAAAGTATCTCCGTGACAACATACCAATCGAAAGCTTTGAGCTTAATATCCGGCTTGGGAGAAATGAACATGCTTCTCTTGCTGAACAGTGGATCCGTTCAGTGGCAACCAAAACTTGTCTCAAAGAGCTTTCCTTCACAATCAAATTTGACCAAGTCTACATGAATTTGCCAGATGAGATACTCTCATGTGTAAACATAACAAAGATAAGAGTTTGGGCTACGTATGTGATGGACCATGCAGTTCGGATGACAAGTAGCCATCAATCTCCGATAATCAAATGTGTTTCCCTACGAGAACTGCACTTGTTTCGTGTGCGCATAAGTCAACAACTACTTGACCATATATTGTCGTCTTGTAGGTTGCTTGAAAATATAAAGCTAAAATCTTGTTCTCAGGATCTGAAAACCATCAAGATTAAAAGCCTTCCTTGTCTTGACAAATTGGAAATATATACAAATGATATACGACACTGTCCTAGTGTGGAGATCAATAATGTCCCAAATCTTCGCATGTTTAAATGTGATCTACAGCCTATGGGAATCAAAGGGATGCATATTCTTCCATTCAGCAGTGTGCATTCAATATCATTAGGAAGCAGTGTGACAGAATTATGGATAGGTGGTCCGGGTCTGGTGACAGATGATGCATCTGTGGATATGATCAAAACAGGCGTTCCTTTTCTCGAGAGTTTAACCCTTAATATGGGATTTTGGAAGTTGGAAAACTGCCGTTTTACATTTGCTTCGATCAAGAGATTGTCCTTGATATGGTTGCCAGACAATCATATCGGCATAAACCTTAACACTCCAAAATTACTTTTTCTTCACCTCGATGGCAGCACAATGCCTAGTCTCTCGTTTCCAACCTCTACTACACTTGAGGAAATCACGTTTCGGATGAAACCCAGGAAATCTTTTGATGCTTCTTTTCTTCTTAAGATGAGGGAAGCACTCGAGTTATCGAGGAAGTGCTACCTTCATATAGCACCCGTCTGGTACTACCGTCAGCCGCCATTGAACATGGACATCCTTGATGATTTAAAAACAAGGCTCCAGTTTCCTCCTGCTACGAACGTGGAAACTCTGACATTTGAAGTGTGTAAGGATGAATGCCAGTGGGAAAGCTCTCcattttttcatgcattttttgaGATTTGCCATCCCAAGCAAGTAATTGTAAAGTCAGACGTTTGCAAGATGATGCTGGGGGAGGTCTTGGAGAAGAAGACAAAAATAGCCGCGCATTGGCCGAATTACCTGAAACATGTTCAAATGAGAAGACCTCATGAAAGATGGGACACCCTAACAGATTCCCACCCCCGTTTTAAAAACGGCAGCAGGCCTTACTACGCCGACTTCAAACTTGAGTGGTGTTAA